One region of Termitidicoccus mucosus genomic DNA includes:
- a CDS encoding glycosyltransferase produces the protein MLIVATGVYTPAIDLAETNRVHEVYCKIGNRKAILHASQIANANSWRITGRVVFRRKTIYWIKIYAITDQGTFVIRRDIVINLAPYSEIPSSPLIASAIISMPCHPRQADDWQQRAWKIFSEQRKDFSEADLRAKINTFRYNPLLSIIMPVFNTPGRWLELALKSVQSQLYSNWELCIVDDCSFNEEPRRILSDYAKSDSRIRVHLASQNGGISSASNRALKMASGQYVVLLDHDDELLPDSLLWIVNEINEHPDADFIYTDECKVDDSDKRELFDFFFKPDWSPEMLFNCMYTGHLTAYKKNLVEKVGGFRSKYDFSQDYDLALRASEKAICIRHVAKILYLWRAVEGSGANGGKDFARISNLGALADAMARRNIPATVIAERFNYPKIHISGKDRISIIIPTDSYANLKKSINKILCTTSYSNYEIIAVCNSSLADDIQGEYSYNNRIRTSRYDKPFNFSDKCNQGAHDAIGDILVFLNDDVYPTDSGWLGTLIEFIHIPGVGGISPKLLYENGTIQYAGMITGVPGFVGTACHTFSNDDGHPFIYLQHWIRNVSVLSGACFAIKKKIFSEIGGFDSLNTPNGHSDVDISFKLIQGGYRCVYTPYSVLVHVGNHSWEVKSGKDKADIFLLKKWGPFLSDDPYFNKYTKKLLYRDFDWEYRIIPQPSKPPKKQLNILLVTHQLSLTGAPRLVMLAAIEILASGNFPVVVSPEDGPIRKEFENAGITVIVDATVFRQHWLFARFAKNFDLLIPSTLLSYPLITQMHKHAIPILWWIHEGPHAVECLKGELPGIREALELAKVVYVHNVEYADPVLKGISPKVKLQELKYGLPDDPISHDKKRPHDYITFLIIGSVEPRKGHDIFVKAIRDIPKQLRKLARFKIIGGRFSFDSLAAFYDELDALSQPIPEIIHTGQIPVTDVESEILEADAVVAPSRDDIGPLTLIQGMRHSKICISSDRTGVSNSITHGINGFVFRNENVDELRQILTNVIENNNQLHDIGVNARITYEREFSLKGFGSHLSSTINRLISGRN, from the coding sequence ATGCTAATTGTAGCCACAGGCGTTTACACTCCTGCCATTGATCTTGCTGAGACCAATCGGGTTCATGAAGTATACTGCAAAATAGGCAACCGCAAGGCCATCCTTCATGCGTCACAAATTGCTAATGCCAATAGCTGGCGGATCACCGGGCGGGTAGTCTTCCGGCGAAAGACCATCTATTGGATAAAAATTTATGCTATAACAGACCAAGGTACATTCGTAATACGCCGGGATATTGTCATTAATCTCGCTCCCTATTCTGAAATCCCGAGTTCTCCTTTGATAGCTTCTGCTATTATTTCCATGCCATGCCATCCCCGTCAAGCTGACGACTGGCAACAACGTGCTTGGAAAATCTTTTCTGAGCAACGAAAAGATTTCAGCGAAGCAGATCTCCGCGCCAAGATCAATACCTTCAGATATAACCCGTTGTTATCGATAATAATGCCTGTTTTCAATACTCCGGGAAGATGGCTTGAATTGGCGCTCAAATCTGTGCAGTCCCAACTATATTCCAACTGGGAACTCTGCATAGTCGATGATTGCTCTTTCAACGAAGAGCCGCGCCGGATATTGAGTGATTATGCCAAAAGTGATTCGCGTATCCGAGTTCATTTGGCGTCCCAAAACGGCGGCATCTCTTCAGCGTCAAATAGGGCGCTAAAAATGGCTTCCGGCCAGTATGTTGTGTTGCTTGATCACGATGATGAATTATTACCAGATTCCTTATTGTGGATTGTAAATGAAATAAACGAGCATCCCGATGCAGACTTCATATATACTGATGAGTGCAAGGTCGATGATAGTGACAAACGGGAACTTTTTGATTTCTTTTTCAAACCTGATTGGTCCCCTGAGATGCTGTTTAATTGCATGTATACCGGCCATTTGACCGCGTATAAAAAAAATTTGGTTGAAAAGGTGGGTGGGTTTAGATCGAAATATGATTTTTCCCAAGATTATGATCTGGCCTTGCGAGCCAGCGAAAAGGCCATTTGCATACGGCATGTCGCCAAAATATTGTATTTATGGCGAGCAGTTGAGGGTTCCGGAGCAAATGGAGGCAAGGACTTCGCCCGCATTTCGAACCTTGGGGCTCTCGCCGATGCAATGGCCCGCAGAAACATACCAGCAACCGTTATTGCAGAGCGTTTTAATTACCCCAAGATACATATAAGTGGCAAGGACCGAATCTCCATTATTATTCCAACCGATTCTTATGCCAACTTGAAAAAAAGCATTAATAAAATTCTCTGTACTACATCATATTCAAATTATGAAATCATTGCGGTATGCAATTCATCCCTTGCTGACGATATCCAAGGAGAATATTCCTATAACAACAGGATCCGGACCTCGCGCTATGACAAGCCGTTCAATTTCTCTGACAAGTGTAATCAGGGTGCACATGATGCGATAGGGGATATCCTTGTCTTTCTCAATGACGATGTTTACCCCACTGACAGCGGTTGGCTTGGCACTCTGATTGAATTCATCCATATCCCCGGTGTAGGAGGTATTTCACCAAAATTATTATATGAAAACGGTACGATCCAGTATGCAGGCATGATCACCGGAGTCCCCGGCTTTGTTGGAACAGCCTGCCATACGTTCTCCAATGACGATGGGCATCCGTTTATTTATCTCCAACACTGGATAAGAAATGTCTCTGTTCTGTCGGGAGCCTGCTTTGCCATAAAGAAAAAGATTTTTTCCGAAATCGGAGGATTTGACTCGCTCAATACGCCCAACGGTCATTCAGACGTGGATATTTCTTTTAAGCTTATTCAAGGAGGTTATCGCTGCGTCTACACTCCTTATAGCGTCCTTGTCCATGTTGGTAATCATTCTTGGGAAGTTAAGTCGGGCAAGGATAAGGCAGACATATTCTTGCTGAAGAAATGGGGACCATTCCTTTCGGATGATCCTTATTTTAATAAGTATACTAAGAAACTACTATACCGTGATTTTGACTGGGAATACCGGATTATTCCACAACCATCAAAGCCACCGAAAAAACAGCTGAATATCTTGCTGGTCACACATCAATTGTCATTGACGGGGGCGCCCCGGCTTGTGATGCTTGCCGCAATTGAAATCCTTGCATCAGGGAATTTCCCTGTTGTTGTGAGCCCTGAAGATGGACCAATACGAAAAGAATTTGAAAATGCCGGCATCACTGTGATCGTAGATGCGACTGTTTTTCGCCAGCATTGGTTGTTTGCACGATTTGCCAAGAATTTCGATTTGCTCATACCCAGCACACTCCTGAGTTATCCCTTGATTACACAGATGCACAAGCATGCAATACCAATATTATGGTGGATACATGAAGGTCCCCATGCGGTTGAGTGCTTGAAAGGCGAATTGCCGGGGATCAGGGAAGCCTTGGAATTGGCGAAAGTGGTCTATGTTCATAATGTTGAATATGCTGATCCCGTTCTTAAGGGAATATCCCCGAAAGTGAAATTGCAGGAGTTAAAATATGGATTGCCTGACGATCCGATATCACATGATAAAAAGCGGCCTCACGATTATATAACATTTCTTATCATTGGTTCAGTAGAACCAAGAAAAGGACATGACATCTTTGTCAAGGCAATCAGAGACATTCCTAAGCAACTGAGAAAATTAGCGCGATTTAAGATTATTGGGGGGAGGTTTTCATTCGACAGTCTTGCTGCTTTCTATGATGAACTTGATGCATTGTCACAGCCTATCCCGGAAATTATACATACCGGTCAAATTCCTGTTACGGATGTTGAATCCGAGATACTAGAGGCGGATGCTGTGGTGGCTCCGTCCCGGGATGACATCGGACCGCTCACCCTTATCCAAGGCATGCGGCATTCCAAGATATGTATTTCTTCAGACAGGACCGGTGTTTCTAACTCAATAACCCATGGGATCAACGGATTTGTTTTTCGAAATGAGAATGTTGACGAGTTGAGACAAATCCTGACGAACGTGATTGAAAACAATAATCAACTTCATGACATAGGAGTCAA